The region gggtcggagtgggcgccctgattctagtttgtgagctaggctgGGTACTGCCTGGGAAGCTCCCATTCAGAAGTACGAGATAGGTAAaggggcgggggtaggttgacctcaggtctccccactggatgcccgaggtagggggagcgggggaatctatcaaatagcgcacctctaactttgtacagtactaatgaaattagtaaaatcagtcacactacgaaatgctaccaaataaaccacaattcattcagaattctgtgaatatatagtttcacagacatattgttTGCATTTTTTTCCAGTTTGTGTGAAATTGTTACtaataatataaaaccagtctgcacaccaccaaggtgaattggtttagtaTTGACtcctggttgacagtgttgggggatcggtaatgtattgatgctcgagtgccaaatcaacacaaatgGATAAGAAAAGGTCTAAGCCATCAGGTGCCCAGTTTAGGAaaaagaggaaagaagaagaggagaaacgCGCAAAAGATTAAGGTATGTAGCTATATCATCTCTTTATGAGTATAATATTATGTATGTCATGAAATAGGCTAGTATAACAGTTGTGTTTGTTAGCCTATGTTGCTATGTTGCTTGCTATGCTATTACACATAGGGCCACAATATTCCGTTTTCTGTCCAACTAGCGTACATAACGTTGGATATGATTTCACACAGTTTCATCATGATGATGTGTGTAGCCTGCAGCAAAACGATTACAGCCTAACTAGCACATTATTGATTTGGTTAACTTGCATTGAGGTGACATCATAAACGTTTTCTGTGATTGTATTGACTAGGTCCTAAGCTCAGTAAGGGGAATTTCCAATGCTGTAGGCTAACTTAAAAGATGTCTATCTTATGCTGATATTTTGTATCTTTTGGGATATATTGAGTCTTTCGGGGTGTCTTATGCCTAGAATTAGTCCAGGGGGTTGTATGGTTCCTTTGGTTCCAATTCTGAAATTTTGATCAATTGTGCATAATGACATGTATATTTAATTGTGCAACAAATGTATTTAGGGTGTCAGactcatatactgtatttcaatgCAAATTCAGGGGCACTAATGAAACATTTTGGAGCACCCTCTGGCACTGACCAGGACGAGGCGCCATCTACCTCCTCAGCCACACAGGCCTCTTCAGAAATGATCTCGGAGCCTCAGGATGAGGAACCATCACCTCCTCAGCCACACAGGTGTCGTCACAAATGTTGTCTGAGCCTGAGGATGAAgatgaagacccatttgcttccACTTCTCCCCAGCAGGATTCTTCAGGTGTGTttgtaacataacataaacataaacaaaatAAATTATTTCCCTTTTGCATAGTTCTAAGTTTCCATATTGTGGGTAACAATGATGATTTTATTATTACTGGGTGTGTACGTGGGATAATCCCCCACTATAAATGCTGTGAATAAATAACGTGTGTAAACGAATGCCCGTGTGCTCTGCATTAGAAATGCCTGTAGCAGCATCCCCACTAAATCCTgatgctgaggatgaaccactgtctacagaccctgctgctgaggatgaaccactgtctacagaccctgctgctgaggatgaaccactgtctacagaccctgctgctgaggatgaaccattgtctacagaccctgctgctgaggatgaatcACTGTCTATAGACCCTGAGCTGAGggtgaaccactgtctacagaccctgctgctgaggatgaaccactgtctacagaccctgctgctgaggatgaaccactgtctacagaccctgctgctgaggatgaatcACTGtgtacagaccctgctgctgaggatgaaccactgtctacagaccctgctgctgaggatgaaccactgtctacagaccctgctgctgaggatgaaccactgtctacagaccctgctgctgaggatgaatcactgtctacagaccctgctgctgaggatgaaccactgtctacagaccctgctgactGGCTTTCAGTTCTGACTGATATAATTCGGACACAACTAGTTTGCAGAGGACAAAGTGAGGTACCACCTAACTTTGTTTTCCCAAGgaatgagagtgatggaagaAGTTGCCACCACCCATATTTCAGGAAGACCTTGGTGAGTGGTGAAAAAATCCCTAGAAGTTGATCGGTGTATTCTGAAAGAAACAACAGCCTCTTCTGCTTCTGCTGCAAACTCTTTTCTAAGAAGAAAATTTATTTAGCAAGCTCAGGACTGACAGACTGGAAACATGCAAGTTCTTTGCTGACTTCACAGGACATCAAAACTGCATGAAAACATGAAAAGAACTGGCAATGAGGATTAAAAATGGGACACAATTGATAAGCATGAGATGGCACTTATTGAGGCTGAAAGgataagatggagagaggtgtTGACACGTCTGACTGCTATTGTGCAGTCTATGGCAATTAGAAATCTGCACTAAGGGAACGCACAGAAACACTTTACTCTCCGTCAAATGGAAATTTCCTCAAAGAGGTTTAACTGATGGCACAATTGATTCAGTCATGAAAGAGCACCTTAACCGTGTCCAAAAAGGGACCTCGAGTCACACCACCAGCTACCTTGGCCACCAAATACAGAATGAACTCATTGATTTGTTGAGCAGCAAGGTCATTTCAATAATGGTGAGTGACATCAAGCTGCCAAAATTCTTCTTTATCATTCTAGATTGCACCTCAGATGTCAGCCGCACCGAACAGCTGCCAGTTGTATTAGGATTGTGTCACTGAAGAAGGAGCCCCACATAAAGGAACATTTGATGGGATTTCTGGAGGCAGAGGAGTCAACAGGCCAACATTAGGCATCACTGATTCTCAAAAGATTAGAAAAGTTCATTTTGAAAACTGCAGAGGACAGTCTTATGATAACGGGGCCAACATGAGTggcaaaaacaaaggtgtccaagCCAGACTCCTGGAAAGGAATCCAAGAGCTCTATTTATGCCATGTCGGGCTCACCCATTGAACCTGGTTGTGGCTGATGCTGCTAAAAGTTCTGTTGATGCCAGAGGTTACTTTGGCATCTTACACAAACTGTACACTTTGTTCTCAGGTTCCACACAGGAATGGGCCATCCAGAAAAAAACATGTGGACATCACTTTGAAGATGTAAAGTTTGTCGAGCAACTGATGGATCAGGCAGCAgcggtgagagaggcactgattgAGGTGAGGGATCAGACTAAAGACCGTGTGACAAAGATTGAGACCCAGTCTTGTCAGGGGAGGTGGGATCATACTGCTTCAGCACCTGTACAGTCATGTGGTATGACATCTGGAGCCAGATCCAACATGTGAGCAAGCTGATGCAGTCACCCAGTATGCATGTGGATGTTGCAGTCAGTCttctcagaaagacagagagaggtctcaGCAACTACAGGCCAGCAGGCTTTATGACTGCACAAACAGCCCATCAGGAAAGATTATCCGCATTGGAAAATGTGGCAGAGAAGTTTGGAGTGCTATCAACCTTCCAATGTCTCTCAAATGAGGAGGTGACAAAACAATGTGAGGCCTTTAGTATGACACTGCACTATAAAGAACACTCAGACTTGGATGACAGAGAGCTTTCACAGGAACTGAAGAACTTGCCTGACTTGCCATCGAAGACCATGACCCTGCTGGGCAGATTTCTTATGATGATGTAATTGATGACTTTGCATCAAGGAAGGCAAGAAAGGTCAGGGTTTAGATGGCagttgtgcaatttagtttgtatgtttcttgtttgaagtgcaatagtgtaataatcaggttcttcTCTTCTTTATACGTGTGCTAttctatttgtgtgtttgtgtgattcaGGATCTGTgcaatttagttttatttgtgtgTATTTAGTTTTTTGTTAGCAATAGTGTAATAATAAAAATTAAaaagtatttgtatttatatactaCAATTTGTTTGTATTTGTCTATGTTACTTCTTTTTGACATTTATgagtcttatttttgtatatattttagatttataTGTGGGCGGGGGTGctaaagcggggggggggggggtcgcccAGGGTGCCAtgcaagctagaaccgccactgccaggagactatctcatgaagctggttgagagaataccaggagtgtgcaaagctgtcttcaaggcaaagggtggctactttgaagaatatcatatataaaatatatttagacttgtttaacccttttttggttactacatgataatatatgtgttatttaatagttttgatgtcttcacaattattctacaatgtagaaaatagtacaaatcaagaaaaacccttgaatgaatagatgTGTCCAAATGTTTTAATGGTACTGTATGTGAACTGCACTGTTGAAAATCTTGGTAGTCATGACTCACTTCATGGAGGTCAATAACATGATCAGGCTGTCAGAGCTAAATCCCATTACACCTTACACCTGTGGAGAGGATGAAATACTGAGGAGACGGAGTCATTTAAGGTCTGATACATAAAGTGCTCAAGGATGTGGTAAATGTCATGGGCTGTGGCTGTAACACAGGGtaaatctttctctctccagccTCCTCACAGATTGAGATGCTTGGGGAATTAAACGAACACAGAGTATGTATAGAATGTGAAACCTTGGACTATATAACACAGGTCTACTTTTACAAAAAGAATGCCATTACCTCTATTCAACCGTTTCATGAAAATAGGCAGTAGCCTTCCTTTAAATCTATAAGCCCTAAACATTTGATAGTGCATCTTATTTTTCATTCTTGTGCAGGTTCTAAAGTTATAGTTTACTGCTGCTGTTATTGGGTGATTTTTGATAAATGGCTTCATTACTTTTCCTGCGGTCTAGAGGAGATGTTTTGTACTGGAACAGTGCAACTTGTTTGTCCTTTCAGAGTGTTTGTGTCGGTAAAGCCTTCGCCACCCAAGGCAGGCAGAGAGCATGATTTCATTGACTGATTTCTCTGACAGAGGATGATGGAACACAACTTCTGTTGTTCTGAATCCTTGTAAAGAGGTGACTGGGGGAACTGTGTGTTTCACTATAGACTGGATAGGTGAGTAATTATGCTGTTGTGGGAAACTGGGAATACACCCACACCTCCAGAGGCGTCATGCCCATAGAAGGCTCAGGGGAAGGTGCCCCTCATATTTGTCCTGtttaaacaatatatatattgcatttttttgttacatttgttgttgtttctctgtaatactactagccactagcaattttatgaagttggttttagctagcccagataggttcccaatctcccaacctcataactagctaccccAGAAGCCATTTCTGGCTATAAAACACGTTAGAGTAGCAAGCTTTTCTAACTATCTTTGCTGGCATgcaattactaaatgtactgaataagactcacattcctttaaAAAATgttacccagattttagcagagatgcaggGAAGCATATTTAGTTTATTTAAAAGAATAACCACTTAGGGCcccccgggtggcgcagtggttaagggcgctgtactgcagcgctagctgtgccgtcggagactctgggtttgcgcccaggctctgtcgtaactggccgcgaccgggaggtccgtggggcgacacacaattggcctagcatcgtctgggttagggagggcttggccggtagggatgtccctGTCTCATCATGCACCAGCGactcctctgacacattggtgcggctggcttccgggttggatgcgcactgtgttaagaagcagtgcggcttggttgggttgtgtatcggaggacgcatgactttcaaccttttagtagctactaaaaacaattggataccacataattggggagaaaaggggtgaaatttaaataaaataaaaatgtaaaaagaatAACCACTTAAAATAACCACCAGTCTTAGATATGCTTAAATATGcagaaaaatatacatatttttttacaagAAATTAAGCATCATGATTATGGCTCTGGATTGCAGAAAAAAGCTGTCAATGCCACTAGAGTATTTGATATGGGCTCTctcttttaaaaaatatactagatcttttctctcctttccattttctccatccctcttcaAACCTAACATTTTAACCTCCGTCCATGGAAACCCTTCAGAGCAAGAGGTTCCGCCTCGCCTCTAATCTCAAAACGTGCCAGCAGCCAGCAAATTCCTCCTGCAGACAGGCTGGCTCATCAGGTGGGGAGCCCTGGATGTGTGAGCGGAGTAGGAATCAACCACAGGGCTCACCACAGGAATCAACCACAGGGCTCACCACAGGAATCAACCACAGGGCTCACCACAGGAATCACCACAAGAATCAACCACAGGGCTCACAACAGGAATCAACCACAGGGCTCACCACAGGAATCAACCACAGGGCTCACTAGAGGAATCAGCCACAGGACGATGACTCTGGCGGTCCCTGAACCCCCACACAATTTGTAGATCTCACGTCCGCCATTGCTGTGTCTCAGCAGATCCGGGCAGGTGTATGTGCATGGAATGTTAACCGGTTGGAGCTGGGTCAGGACTCCCACTGTCCATCAACTTTGACCCTGTGACCCCCACAGCTCCATACAGGAGAACATGTTTGGAGAATTCCCTGCTCATTGTAGGAGAGCCAATTAGATGCCCTGCAAGGTTACCCAGAAAATAAATATCCAATACCAGAGACACATGCTGTGTGCTGGGCTGAGCTGATAGGAAACTCCCTGGAGATTTACCTTCAGGAACCACTCAGTGTGGATGGTTCTATTGGCTAGGTTTAGCCACTTCAGACAGCTGAAATTCATTTATTAAGGACCAAAATTGGGGGGCTGGTTCATATGAATAATTCAGCACAGCTAGCCTTTGTTCTGAATGTAATTCATGTTATTCATGCTGAGGGTTGAGTCAATTAGTTGagtaaatggggcggcagggtagcctagtggttagtgtgttgtgttggactagtaaccaaaaggttgcaagttcaaatccccgagctgacaaggtacaaatctgtcgttctgcccctgaacaggcagttaacccactgttcctaggccgtcattgaaaataagaatgtgttctttactgacttgcctagttaaaaaaaggtttttaaaaaaaagtttaatgtGCATTCTAAAGAGTTTTTTTCCTACTCTTCCTTTGCTAATGGATGATTTCGGATCTCCTTGACCCATACACCATAGACTGTAATTTAGAGCTTACTGTAACACTCTGAAATGAGCGCGTGTGCATGTACAAGTGTCTGCATGGTCATTTATGAGGCGAGAGAAAGGCGATGGCGATTCCATACAGTACAGATTTGGGAGGGGGTGGGCAGGGTCCTTCAACTTACCCCATAACTGTATTTTGGATACAAGGTTTGGTTTGGAGTATGAGACCCAATATTAAGAGGGTGGGTCATGCTGTCAGGCGGTTGATAGGCCGTTACTGTGGAGGCTGGACCTCCATCTCTCAGGGTACAGCTTGTCAGAGAGCCGCCTATCAATCATCAACCAGTGTGCCTCAGTTCTCCACAGGCATACCACACTGCAACACATCATCCTGGAAGAACCACACTGGAGTCACCCGGGCAGAGCAGACTCCCAGAGGTGCAGAAATAAACCAGTTTCTCCACAGAACTTTCTTTCTCACAGCCGCAAATGTGTACTTGAAGAGTACACACACTTTGATGTGCCCGTTGCAGTCCATTGCCTATATCTGTTACACTTTACCAGCTCTGCAACATTGTAGAACAGGGAAAATAGTAACGTTCAGAAATTCATATGAAAACCAATAGGCTGTGACATAGCTGAAATAGTTCAGTAGTTATAGGACCACTTCAGTACATTGGCTACTGGCCAGACTGTAAGACTGCTAATTCATTGGAGGGATCAGAAAAGTTCTAGAGGCGGGATGAGATCATAAATCTTGAAGCAACATAATGCCTGAACTCCTAATCGAAACCAGCCGGGGCCACTTTCCTCGCCTGCAGAAATCCCATTACTGGACACCGATTGATCACTAGCACCTCCCCATTACATTGACAGAGGGCTCCAACGTTATGCTGTAAGCATGTGGGATGGGGTTAAGACAGGATCCTAGATTTTGACAAAAAGGCATTGCGACAGGTAGGATTTAAAATCTTGTTGAAATAAGATGTATCATTGTCAAATAATGGAACTTGCCAGTGAATTTGATTCCACTAAACTGTGTGGAAGCATACTGACCTCTTGTGGCTAAAGAATGGAGTTACTTATTTTATGTATAGTGTTGTGGGCAAAATAAAACAACAGAACAGCGCAGCAATTAAAATCGCTAGTCTCTTTCCTTGCCCTCCTTTTCCTCCACACGTCCTGGGTAGTGATTCAAATGCAGGAAAATACTTTTAATCCACAGTCTCTCTGCTAACCTCTCACAGCTCAGAGGACTTTCCTCTATCTCTGGAATCTTTGTTCCTGCTTTGACTCCCTGTGGAGCAGTTCATTTTGAATGACGTTCCAGCTCTGGCACAGGGATCAGACAACAAAGAGACATGCAATGGCATAGAGGTTCACCTGTAAAAGACAGGTCTGATGTCCTCATACAAAAGCAGCAATAAAGAGTTTCACCCTCTCCTCAGTACCGCCGCAGGATGTGATTGAGACCATGACAAGGGCAAGGTGAAATGTACTAGTAATTTCAGTTAGAGAAGAATCCCAACTGTAGAAACGTGCATGCAACTCAATTTTCACTAGAGCCATTCAATGAGAAACTTTCATGAAAGATTGATTGTGCCAAGTTAAATaacggttaaataaaataaaaaaatataataactTTGGATTCATCACTCTCGATTTCTCTGACTTTCTCTCACGCCAAAGATCTTTGGCTTGTCTCTTAaatatttctttttttaaataaaaaatttaataatTATCAACACTAATTAGCTACTTTAGTTATCAGaatgttaatgttttttttttaattgtccCATCAAATTAAATCTGTATCTAAACATTTTGCAAAAACATTTGAGTAATGCTTTTTCATTCTCTTGCCTCAATGACTCCTCATGTTTCCTTTTCATTAATGCCTAGTTCCATAATGTGTTCTGATCTCAAGCAGAGGTCTTTGGGAATTCCCTTTTGTCCATGCAAATGTACATCCATACTGATGGCACATTAAATGGTAACTATAATCAATGTTTTTGAATATGTAATTCCTCTTTAAATATCTTTCCATAATTTTTGGACAATCTACTGAAGGAAGCTGAAAACGTGTCTTCACTTTCCATGTTCCAGGTAAACACTGCATAAGTTATCAGAGTGCAATTAGCAATACAGCGTGTCTTCTCCCTCACAAGGGATACACTCACAAGAGTTGACAGTAGTCTCGGTAGTATCACACTGTGCTGTTTTTATAGCTGTATAAGTCCACAGAAGGTGTTACATTTTGAGAA is a window of Oncorhynchus kisutch isolate 150728-3 linkage group LG3, Okis_V2, whole genome shotgun sequence DNA encoding:
- the LOC116360833 gene encoding uncharacterized protein LOC116360833, giving the protein MLSEPEDEDEDPFASTSPQQDSSEMPVAASPLNPDAEDEPLSTDPAAEDEPLSTDPAAEDEPLSTDPAAEDEPLSTDPAAEDESLSIDPELRVNHCLQTLLLRMNHCLQTLLLRMNHCLQTLLLRMNHCSKRFRLASNLKTCQQPANSSCRQAGSSGGEPWMCERSRNQPQGSPQESTTGLTTGINHRAHHRNHHKNQPQGSQQESTTGLTTGINHRAH